The following proteins come from a genomic window of Leishmania major strain Friedlin complete genome, chromosome 17:
- a CDS encoding putative L-gulonolactone oxidase, protein MSAHSAARRWTNLAGIGSCHPRHHHYPTSTKEVQDAVELVRSQNGKCRVAGAGKSPNTATFTNEHLIHMERMNRILSIDTVAHTITCEAGAVMEEVMRSVDKVGLMVRCVPSYVRTTVGGCIATATHSSGIQCHCLSDYVRGLKIVDGCAQIRTLVAGKDDAELRLAACHLGVMGIVTEVTLEVQPRIQWKLVSQPLLMKDATNAALVAEKVKSTEYYRWWWVPHTDGCYESYGRVESTTGISALPPLPDALTAQDDAPVQLSPAALQEESRTNESAERAGDRSISLIVKSALKYIATDFVRHQVVECSLYAACLCPAIQPYVNKAYRRAFFSAPQVQRGSALECFTFDCLFKQWANEWAIDASRAVEAFNRLRDMIDREGMLLHFPVEFRFTAPDVSDMSPAVGRPTCWIGVVMYRPYGQEARDTRRCYDGFCRVMEEMGGRPHWAKYYDWGHREITATYGDHWERFLALRRRMDPDDIFVNGWFRNLMSPDRVNSTACTP, encoded by the coding sequence ATGTCTGCTCATTCTGCGGCCCGTCGGTGGACGAACCTTGCTGGCATCGGCTCCTGCCACCCGAGGCACCACCATTACCCCACCAGTACCAAAGAAGTGCAGGATGCTGTCGAGCTGGTGCGTTCCCAGAACGGCAAGTGCCGCGTTGCGGGAGCCGGCAAGAGCCCGAACACAGCCACCTTCACCAATGAGCACCTGATTCACATGGAGCGCATGAACCGCATCTTGTCCATTGACACCGTCGCGCACACCATCACGTGCGAGGCGGGGGCGGTTATGGAAGAGGTGATGAGGTCGGTCGACAAGGTGGGTCTCATGGTGCGCTGCGTGCCATCCTACGTCCGGACTACTGTCGGCGGCTGCATCGCCACGGCtacgcacagcagcggcatccaATGCCATTGTCTCTCGGACTATGTGCGAGGGTTGAAGATCGTGGACGGCTGCGCCCAAATTCGGACGCTGGTCGCAGGCAAGGACGAcgcggagctgcggctgGCCGCCTGCCACCTCGGCGTGATGGGCATTGTCACGGAGGTCACGCTGGAGGTGCAGCCGCGGATTCAGTGGAAGTTAGTAAGTCAGCCGCTGCTCATGAAGGATGCAACGAACGCTGCGCTGGTTGCGGAGAAGGTGAAGTCGACCGAGTACtaccggtggtggtgggtgccACATACGGACGGCTGCTACGAGTCCTACGGCAGAGTCGAGAGCACGACGGGCATATCCGCGCTGCCCCCGCTTCCCGACGCGCTCACTGCGCAGGACGACGCGCCTGTGCAGCTGTCCCCTGCTGCTTTGCAGGAAGAAAGCCGCACCAACGAGAGCGCAGAGCGCGCCGGCGACCGCAGCATCTCTCTAATCGTGAAGAGTGCCCTCAAGTACATTGCGACGGACTTTGTGCGGCATCAGGTGGTTGAGTGCAGTCTGTATGCGGCATGCCTGTGCCCGGCTATTCAGCCGTACGTAAACAAGGCGTATCGACGGGCCTTCTTCTCGGCCCCTCAGGTGCAGCGCGGGTCGGCACTCGAGTGCTTCACCTTCGACTGCCTCTTCAAGCAGTGGGCCAACGAGTGGGCTATCGATGCCTCGCGGGCTGTGGAGGCGTTCAACCGACTGCGGGACATGATCGACCGTGAGGGCATGCTCCTGCACTTCCCCGTCGAGTTCCGTTTCACGGCGCCGGATGTGTCGGACATGTCTCCCGCCGTGGGGCGGCCAACATGCTGGATTGGCGTGGTCATGTACCGTCCCTACGGGCAGGAAGCGCGCGACACGCGCCGTTGCTACGACGGCTTCTGCCGCGTGATGGAGGAGATGGGTGGCCGTCCACACTGGGCCAAGTACTACGACTGGGGACATCGCGAGATAACGGCGACCTACGGCGACCACTGGGAGCGATttctggcgctgcgtcgcagGATGGACCCCGACGACATCTTTGTGAACGGGTGGTTCCGCAACCTTATGTCGCCCGACCGCGTGAACAGCACCGCGTGCACGCCGTAA
- a CDS encoding putative myo-inositol-1(or 4)-monophosphatase 1 encodes MTQPTLTEDELDDALGLAIRAANTAAFISNSVIDDKTNNIVEAQTRNNPNDLVTQCEKHCKEEVLNILRVGTPSYAILSDDMHSEAVLGDGPTWIVGPIDGTVSFKHGLFDFCISIALALRKEPILGVVCAPRLQEVFTAVNNRGAFSNGQRIHVSLVDSLRQSVVLLHHSGTRSDAAVRSVAAMQAELAKLPVQGLRCNGSAALDMCLVAAGRAELFWKAGVNPWNVAAGVIIVREAGGVVHDVESTDSFDLTCRSVCCGCSLDVTKHGVELSLKHNYRSSVLNTSS; translated from the coding sequence ATGACGCAGCCCACCCTCACGGAGGACGAGCTGGATGATGCTCTTGGCCTTGCCATCCGTGCCGCCAACACGGCCGCCTTCATCAGCAACAGCGTTATCGACGACAAGACCAACAACATCGTCGAGGCGCAGACACGAAACAACCCGAACGATCTCGTGACGCAGTGCGAAAAGCACtgcaaggaggaggtgctgaacATCCTGCGCGTGGGCACTCCTTCGTATGCTATTCTGAGCGACGACATGCACAGCGAGGCGGTGCTCGGTGACGGCCCCACGTGGATTGTTGGCCCGATCGACGGCACAGTCAGCTTCAAGCACGGCCTCTTCGACTTCTGCATCTCCATCGCGTTAGCCCTTCGCAAGGAACCTATACTGGgtgtcgtgtgtgcgccacgcCTGCAGGAGGTCTTCACCGCCGTCAATAACCGCGGCGCCTTCAGCAACGGCCAGCGCATTCACGTCTCGCTGGTCGATTCATTGAGGCAGAGCGTTGTGCTGCTTCACCACAGCGGCACCcgcagcgacgctgccgtgagGAGCGTGGCGGCAAtgcaggcggagctggcaAAGCTCCCCGTGCAGGGGCTGCGGTGCAACGGGTCTGCAGCGCTGGATATGTGCCTTGTAGCGGCTGGGCGAGCGGAGCTGTTTTGGAAAGCTGGCGTGAACCCGTGGAATGTGGCGGCAGGTGTGATCATCGTGCGTGAGGCAGGCGGCGTTGTGCATGATGTCGAAAGCACCGACTCCTTCGACCTcacctgccgcagcgtgTGCTGCGGGTGCTCTCTGGATGTGACCAAGCATGGCGTCGAGCTGAGTCTCAAACACAACTACCGTAGCTCGGTGTTGAACACGTCATCTTGA
- a CDS encoding putative otubain, with amino-acid sequence MDEGLPIDASEAQLEAIRREVAQYPLLSLSLPLNKESMIVKEMEHDDAYLAQTLSLFGASPVSTKQYDFGSIRYSRRDGNCFYRCAGFRLCELIVEHPERAAEYVALLKSREESLSRLFGLFVFDFTDALAEILKGVADKTITSVAQVYNRFISDDAAYVLAALRYLISAYLQEHEEEYEPFVSGLGYGAVRDYCNAEVELVDHESDNVQLAAFAKAFNVCIKVYALDRNAGNNITEYSFNGEDNDAGDRLVVGLLYMPGHYNLLGRGPG; translated from the coding sequence ATGGATGAGGGACTGCCAATCGACGCGAGCGAGGCACAGCTCGAAGCTATCCGGAGAGAGGTGGCGCAATACCCGTTACTGTcgctctcgctgccgctcaaCAAGGAGTCGATGATTGTGAAGGAGATGGAGCACGACGACGCCTACCTTGCCCAAACGCTGTCGCTGTTTGGGGCCTCACCGGTTTCCACAAAGCAGTACGACTTCGGCAGCATCCGCTACTcgcgccgcgacggcaaCTGCTTCtaccgctgcgccggcttCCGCCTGTGCGAGCTCATTGTTGAGCACCCAGAGAGGGCGGCGGAGTacgtggcgctgctcaaATCGCGAGAGGAGAGCCTCTCCAGGTTGTTTGGCCTCTTCGTGTTCGATTTCACGGATGCCTTGGCGGAGATCCTGAAGGGCGTGGCGGACAAGACGATCACTTCCGTCGCACAAGTCTACAATCGCTTCATTtccgacgacgccgcctaCGTTCTGGCGGCGCTACGCTACTTGATCTCCGCCTACCTGCAAGAGCACGAGGAGGAGTATGAGCCTTTCGTCAGTGGGCTTGGCTACGGCGCAGTGCGCGACTACTGCAACGCCGAGGTGGAGCTGGTGGACCACGAGAGCGACAATGTGCAGCTGGCCGCCTTTGCAAAGGCCTTCAACGTCTGCATCAAGGTCTACGCGCTGGACCGAAATGCAGGCAACAATATCACCGAGTACTCCTTCAACGGCGAGGACAACGACGCTGGAGATCGACTGGTGGTGGGCCTGCTTTACATGCCCGGCCACTACAACCTTCTCGGTCGGGGACCCGGGTGA
- a CDS encoding putative zinc-finger protein ZPR1 has protein sequence MSEREHDETPVTAEGSAAAHEGSNMDLNGNESRASYIKTDLGELNMIESMCPKCQETGTTRLMITSIPHFKEIIVSSFECQHCGEVNNEVAFGGTFGPKRVRYELQVRSKQDLDRQVVKSEFATIAIPELELEIPPESQKGNLNTIEGVLEQTYSGLQLQQPLRKIQHPDVYEKIEAFCAKLASFRSGDVPFTLTLDDPAGNSYIEPIHDYYHPTLDPQLTKYEKERTEIDRQLLGIALDYNTERTQEEEKDVEEGQFSDVTQILCDCPACRRPGYIMMHECDIPYFKQTIIMAFKCEYCGYKSNEIKAGGEINAKGLRLVLHVTSEADLKRDVLKSDTATLIIPEVRLELAPGTLGGFFSTVEGTITQVRDQLMNLPQAAFAAGDSADDNSKTMLEFVKELDELLALREEFTFILDDPLGNVYIQNPCSHLPPPDDVDPKLEREEYTRTEEQDEELGILSMRHNEGQAGIEKSEDEADHEGEERNGAAAEEQETQQ, from the coding sequence ATGTCAGAAAGGGAACACGATGAAACGCCTGTGACTGCCGAGGGgtcggctgcagcgcacgaGGGCAGCAACATGGACCTCAATGGGAACGAGAGCCGCGCAAGCTACATCAAGACAGACCTAGGCGAGTTGAACATGATTGAGTCCATGTGCCCCAAGTGCCAGGAGACGGGCACGACGCGCCTCATGATCACGAGTATTCCTCACTTCAAGGAGATCATCGTCAGCAGCTTCGAGTGCCAGCACTGTGGTGAGGTCAATAACGAGGTCGCGTTTGGAGGCACTTTTGGCCCCAAGAGGGTCCGCTACGAGTTGCAGGTGCGTAGTAAGCAGGATCTGGACCGGCAGGTGGTCAAGTCGGAGTTCGCCACCATCGCAATCCCTGAGCTAGAGCTGGAGATTCCGCCGGAGTCGCAGAAGGGAAACCTGAATACCATCGAGGGCGTCTTGGAGCAGACGTATAGCGGCCTTCAActtcagcagccgctgcgcaagATTCAGCACCCGGATGTGTACGAAAAGATCGAGGCTTTTTGCGCGAAGTTGGCGTCCTTTCGGAGCGGTGATGTCCCCTTCACCCTCACTCTCGACGACCCAGCAGGGAATAGCTACATCGAACCCATCCACGACTACTACCACCCAACTCTCGACCCTCAGCTCACCAAGTACGAAAAGGAGCGCACCGAGATCGaccgccagctgctcggcaTCGCCCTCGACTACAACACAGAACGtacgcaggaggaggagaaggacgtGGAGGAAGGCCAGTTCAGCGACGTGACGCAGATCCTGTGCGACTGCCCTGCTTGCCGCAGGCCTGGGTATATCATGATGCACGAATGTGATATTCCGTACTTCAAACAGACAATTATTATGGCCTTCAAGTGCGAATACTGCGGCTACAAGAGCAACGAGATCAAGGCGGGCGGCGAAATCAACGCGAAGGGGCTGCGGCTCGTTCTGCACGTCACGTCAGAGGCAGACCTCAAGCGTGACGTGCTCAAGTCCGATACGGCCACGCTGATCATCCCGGAGGTGCGTCTTGAGCTGGCGCCTGGCACCTTGGGCGGCTTCTTTTCCACTGTCGAGGGCACCATCACTCAGGTGCGCGACCAGCTCATGAACCTACCTCaggccgccttcgccgctgGCGACTCGGCCGACGACAACTCGAAGACGATGCTCGAGTTCGTGAAGGAGCTCGACGAGCTGCTGGCTCTCAGGGAGGAGTTTACCTTCATCCTCGACGACCCCCTTGGTAACGTATACATCCAGAACCCCTGCTCACACCTGCCTCCGCCAGACGACGTGGACCCGAAgctggagagggaggagtaCACCCgcacggaggagcaggacgAGGAGCTCGGTATTCTTTCTATGCGCCACAACGAGGGTCAGGCCGGCATTGAGAAGTCGGAGGATGAGGCGGACCACGAGGGTGAGGAAAGgaacggtgccgccgctgaggagcaggagaCTCAACAGTAA